The nucleotide window AGACACCCCTGTTTATAATGATGCCGACAACGGCAGCGCCCCTTTCGGTACATTAAGTGCAAATCTTCGCTATCCGATCCTGAACAAGCTTAAAGATCGTCTGAACCAGACCTGGTTCCAGATCCGTATCGGTAACCGTCTGGCGTGGGTCAGTAGCCTGGATGCCCAGGAAGATCACGGTATTCCGGTCATGACTTATCACCATATTTTACGTGACGAGGAAAACACCCGTTTTCGTCATACCTCCACGACAACCAGCGTGCGTGCCTTCAGTAACCAGATGACCTGGCTTCGCGACCAGGGCTATACCACGCTGACGATGTACCAGCTTGAAGGGTACGTACGAAATAAAATAAACCTGCCGGCGAAGGCGGTGGTGCTCACCTTTGATGACGGCCTGAAGTCCGTTAACCGCTATGCTTACCCGATCCTGAAAGAGTACGGGTTTAAGGCGACGGCCTTTATCATCTCGTCACGAATCAAACGTCATCCGCAGAAGTGGGCACCAAAATACCTGCAGTTTATGAGTGTGTCGGAACTGGAGCAGATGCAGGATGTGTTTGATATCCAGTCACACACGCACTTTTTACACCGTGTGGATGACAACCATCAGCCGATTTTACTGAGCCGCAGCTACCACGTTATTTTGTTCGACTTTAAGCGCTCGCGGCGCGATCTGGCGCAGTTCAACCCACATGTTCTGTACCTTTCCTATCCGTTTGGCGGCTACAACGAGAACGCGGTTAAAGCGGCGAACGATGCCGGTTTCCATCTGGCGGTGACGACGGTGCGGGGGAAAGTGAAGCCAGGGGATAATCCGTTCCTGTTGAAGCGGCTGTATATTCTCAGAACGGATTCTCTGGAAACCATGTCGCGGCTGATCAGCAACCAGCCGCAGGGGTGATCAGTTGTAGCTTATTGTAAATGTGGCGGTTGATGAAAAGCTCCCTGCTTTAATCTCGCCTATCTTCTTCAACTTCCCTGAGAACGGGATCTGGTAATAGGGTTGATACCAACCGTCATTCCCACTGAAATTTGCGCCAACTGACGCACTGCCATCAACTTTGATGGCTTCCCAGCTATTGACAAGCTGTGCGGCGAGATCGACACCAACGCCCTCTGCTGTGCCGCTTTGGTTGATTAACGTATTACCGTCTGCCGTGTGGGCACCGTTCACCGTAATGCTGATGCTGTTCATACTGCAATTGTATAAATCCAGTGTAAAACGTCGTTCAGCCGTATAGCCGCTGGTCTTGTCAAAATCAGAAACGAAAAAATCACCAAAATTCACATCATAATGATCCCGCATATTCGAGTTATTGATGGAGTAGGTGAGGCAGGTGGGCTCATTAAGTTTAAATAATACGGAGCCCGTCGTGACATTTATTCTTATGATGTTGGCGGTGCTATCGCCCATTTTCAGGATGCCTATTGTTCCCGGTATTGCCATGACATTTGTCTGCCCTGTTTGGGGGCGATAGTCCGGGGTTTGGTACAGGGAGAAGAATACATCCCAGTTAGGTTCACTATTCTTATAACCGCCGCCAACGTACTCATCACTCGTCACAGATGCTCCTGGTTGGGTTGGCATATTTAAATACAGCTGGTTACCGCCAGCACAGTCGTTAGCACATCTTATTTCCATGGTATAAACAATGCCGGGAACGTTAGTTTTCAACAGCCCCTGGCCATTACCGGAATCAGATAGAATGTGACTGTCCATCATCCCGGCATCAGGGGCTGTGTATGTCACTGCGTTATTGCTTTGGGGGGAAGGATCACACGTTATTTCGGACCCCTGCCCCCCTGGAAATAATGCAGCGGTTGTCTCAGTCACGCCGAGCCCTACTGCGCCACTCGTTCCCCCAATGGGTGAAATAAGCTGATTAGCTGTCCAGAAGTTGGGTAGGATAATAGTCTGAGAACTTTTGAAATAGCATTTATAATTTGTCGCAAGCACCTGCCCGGCAAAGGAGAATAACGTACAAAATAAGAGGAGCAGTAAATAACGTCGTTTCATCATAAATCCTTTTATTGATAGGTGACGTTGATCACGACATTACTGGTGACCACGCCGTTGCTGATATCGCCGGTATTCTGATAACGGGCATAAAAGGTATAATCGGCGGGAAAGTGCGGCTCCGCTTTCCCGGAAAGGTCATACCCCACGTCTGAACTGCCATCGCTTTTGAGTACGTTGCTATGGTACTCCTCAGAAAACACCACCACGCCAACGTTGTTGGCCTGTCCCTGGGTGGCATTATTGGCAAAAACCTGTTTGTTCACCGGGTTTACGCCAAACTTTGGCGCAAACTGGAAATGAAGCTGCTGGCTGCCGCTTCCCGCTGGCGCAGTATCGCAGCTCACCACCTGAACGATAAACGGTGTGCCGCCGGCATCGGTTCCCGGCTGCAGGCGGTTGCTGCTGTCGGGGTTGTAAAACCAGTCGCGAGAGACGGTGGGCAGCGTTATATCACTGCCGTTCACCAGGTTTATCTGGCAGGTATTTGCCACAATCCGGGCGGAGAAATTTACATCCATGCCGCTGTCTTCCGCCTGGCTGAGGGCGGGCCAGTGCCCGGCCAACAGCGTGGTGAGCAGTACGAGCGTTGGCCGCATAAAAAGAGGAATCTGTCGCATTTTGCCCGCCAATGACTTACTCGTAGGTAACGATAAACGTGACCGGTGATGTCGCCTGGCCTGCAGTGACATCTGCCGCTGTTTTTCCGTTCGCTACCACCCATTGCGCAAACATATTAAACACCACGCCGCTCGGGTTGTTTCTGCTGCCAAATTCATGTGTGTAGGCA belongs to Enterobacter cloacae and includes:
- a CDS encoding fimbrial protein, which encodes MKRRYLLLLLFCTLFSFAGQVLATNYKCYFKSSQTIILPNFWTANQLISPIGGTSGAVGLGVTETTAALFPGGQGSEITCDPSPQSNNAVTYTAPDAGMMDSHILSDSGNGQGLLKTNVPGIVYTMEIRCANDCAGGNQLYLNMPTQPGASVTSDEYVGGGYKNSEPNWDVFFSLYQTPDYRPQTGQTNVMAIPGTIGILKMGDSTANIIRINVTTGSVLFKLNEPTCLTYSINNSNMRDHYDVNFGDFFVSDFDKTSGYTAERRFTLDLYNCSMNSISITVNGAHTADGNTLINQSGTAEGVGVDLAAQLVNSWEAIKVDGSASVGANFSGNDGWYQPYYQIPFSGKLKKIGEIKAGSFSSTATFTISYN
- a CDS encoding fimbrial protein yields the protein MRQIPLFMRPTLVLLTTLLAGHWPALSQAEDSGMDVNFSARIVANTCQINLVNGSDITLPTVSRDWFYNPDSSNRLQPGTDAGGTPFIVQVVSCDTAPAGSGSQQLHFQFAPKFGVNPVNKQVFANNATQGQANNVGVVVFSEEYHSNVLKSDGSSDVGYDLSGKAEPHFPADYTFYARYQNTGDISNGVVTSNVVINVTYQ